The genomic stretch GTGGTACGCTGCTGGATACTGATCCCTTACCTTTTCCTACTCGGTTGATGATTTCAGTTGCTCCACCCTGCTTTTACATGTGGTATCTCTATCTCGCGACAATAGAATAGGACGAGTCCCTGCCATGTTGATGGTCAGTCTAGCTGAATAGGAGTTGTCCAGTTGTATATGTTGCAAGGATCGAACTGAATGAAATGAGGAGAATCATGTCCGTTTCTATTTCGATTTCTGTATTCTGCTTGTAAGGTTGTTGCACTGCCATACCTTTACCTAAGAACAGAAAGTAATCATGAGACTATGGATCCATTTCAGGCTGTATCTGCCACTATTTAGATTATTTATATTCTTCTGTTTGTGTTACGATGCACCACCCTACCTGTAGGTGTGGTACCTATACTAAGAAGAATATAATAGAATTTAGGATCAGAATGTTTCCAATGCGGATTTAGTATCTTGATTCCTCTGTCTGCGTGTATGTTGTAGCTGCTCACGCATTCAACACCATCTGCAAATGCACTTGTCTTTTCTTGTTCAGTTAGGTGGTGGTTTAGTCTCAACCCAACAACTGGCTTTTCTGCTTCTTATTACAGTTTCTCTCTACTTGTAGGATTATGGGTATGTTTGGACGTGGTGCGTCCAGTGCTCAAATTCGCGCTCTGACTAGGATGCTTAGGCGTGTTGATCGGCGTACGAAGGAATACGTCGTTGCGAAGAAGCGGAAGCACAAGGATGAACATGAAGAGCTTTGGGAGTTGCTGCAAGAACTGGAAAAGAAGGCCACCCTTTTAAAATCTGCTTACAAGCTTCTGAATGATTTCCGCATCTTTGCTCTCTCTGCTGCGACGTGGTTAGTATTTCTAGTTGATAAGTATGCTGATGGAACCACGTACTTTGTCTGCCCGTATTCAGGTACGTATACCAATATTGTGGTTTCTGCATCCTGATGTTGTATAGTATTTTGTGACCTGGCATGCATTGTTTCTGTTCAGGCTACAGTGATGTTGTCTCCATATTCCTGTTCACTGTGAAATCGAAGGCAGAAACTCAACAGGGCAATGGCACTGGTACCAGCACAGCACCTCCCAGGTATTCGACAGTTCACATTTGCCACATTCAGGTTGATTCGTGAACTGACAGTTACTTGTCTAACAGACTGTTACTCTTAATCGATCCATCTGCACACTTGTCCAACAGTAATATAATGCTGAAACTAGTCTGCGGCTCGAAATTTGTAATTTCAACAAAGAGtaattttagttttatttgttAGCTTTTTCCTGTTATTATTGTATTATTGATTGCGGTAGGTTTCATCTGGTGTGTCCGTTTCTCCATTGCTGCTAGCTGGAAATTTAGTTATCTCTTGCTGCCGCCAACTATATTTGCAGAAGCTCGATTGCTCTAGTTGTCTTAGGAACAATCTTCTAACAGTC from Lolium rigidum isolate FL_2022 chromosome 4, APGP_CSIRO_Lrig_0.1, whole genome shotgun sequence encodes the following:
- the LOC124706910 gene encoding uncharacterized protein LOC124706910, which translates into the protein MGMFGRGASSAQIRALTRMLRRVDRRTKEYVVAKKRKHKDEHEELWELLQELEKKATLLKSAYKLLNDFRIFALSAATWLVFLVDKYADGTTYFVCPYSGYSDVVSIFLFTVKSKAETQQGNGTGTSTAPPRMTNVSSFAWLGEPYMDVNTNLEEAYVKSKWDNSSSWGKKHTFMEATLVKELEEADLKSKLETSSSWGKRSSWGKKLILVKRSSWGKNLFIQKRTPSLTEYRERS